The DNA segment TATTTATATTCTTATATATTTATTCTtaattttttaagtttatgtttttactcttattttttaattataagttatatatatatttttgttatctTGTAGGTGCTAACCAAAGATTAATCGTTGATTACTTTGCGGACGAGCCGCTGTACTCAGAGGCTATTTTTAGACGCCGTTTCAGAATGAGTCGTCGACTTTTCTTACGTATCGCCAACGATTTAGCCGCTTATCACCCGTTTTTTACCATGCGACCCGATGCTAGAGGCAAAATGGGCTTCACCACCTTACAGAAATGTACTGCGGCGATTCGTCAACTTGCTTATGGGACGATAGCCGATTCTTGGGACGAATACTTAAAGATGTCCGAAAGACATGCTAGAGAATGTTTATACAAGTTTTGCAAATTTGTGGTGAAGCTCTACAGCCAAAAATATTTGCGAAAACTGAATCACAATGACGTTCAAAATTTGTATCAACACCACCAAGCAAGGCACGGTTTTCCAGGcatgctcgggagcattgattgcatgcatTGGCCATGGTGGAATTGTCCTACCGCTTGGCGTGGAATGTATATGCGAGGCGATCAGGGACATCCAACAATAATTCTAGAAGCTTTTGCGTCTCAAGACgtatggatttggcatgctttctTTGGTATTCCTGGTTCGAATAACGACATCAACGTTCTACAAAATTCGAAGGTTTTTGACGATGTTATAAAAGGAGTCGGTCCTGATACGAGTTTTACAGTTTCGTGCGTGGAGTACAGACGCGGGTATTATCTTGCCGATGGAATATACCCACAATACTCTACAATAGTTAAAACGGTTAGGCATCCTGCGGatgaaaaaagaaagaaatttgccAAGTTTCAAGAAGCGGCtagaaaagatattgaacggtGTTTTGGGGTTCTCCAACAAAGATGGCATGTTATTGAAAACCCAGCACGCGTTTTTAGACCCAAAACGTTGCTATACTGTATGTATGCTTGTATTCTGCTGCATAACATGATCCTGGAAGACGAAGGACATGCAATTTGTGAGTATGACGAGAACGCGGTGGAGGAGAATAATGTTCCGGTTAGCGGAGAACAACAAGATTTGCACAAGTTCTCGTTACATAACGATTTCACACATGTCAATCTTCAATCGGACTTGATCGATCACATTTGGAGTCTCGGACAACACAACGcgtagtttttttatttatttgtaacTTTAAGCTTTTTTTAATTtaagtttaggttttttttattaatgtagctttaggatttttattttaaatgtaattttaagtttttatttaaatgtaactttttttatttttatttactttgtttTAATTAATATGACAAaagataaataataataaaaaatggagGAGAAGCATCCCCACACCCTTGGATAGTCTCCAAGGGGAGAGTCCTTCTCCTTTGCCTATGTGGCGCGTATGTGGAGGATAGTCCTTTGGAGACTATCCTCCCCCATACCCAATGGTCTTATTGAAAGAGACACAATTTTCCCCATTAGCATTAGAGCCACTGTTAGGTCCAAATATTAAATCAATTTCCGCCTAACAAAATAATTATTAGAGTAAATTGCAATTTTAtcccctgaggttaggggtcattggcatgtctacctCCCCCCCTAatgaaataattgcaattttaccccccactgtttgctgttttgtcgcaaccttacccccccggcctcaaatttgttgactaatctgttgactataacttgaaatgactataatgtcctttcatattaccccctgtgttttgtgcactctgtgatattaccccctgccaccactaccaccgccattcaccaccacaaccaccactatcacctccagccaccaccctTAAGTCCTCACCACTGTAATTTTTGAACTAATTGAATCAAAGATATCAATCAATCAATGTTACATACGGAAAACACCCACCTGTGCCTATATTAATTATATAAAAAGACACATTCATACACACCATATATGTCGGTGTGTGCAGCTGATCTGGCTGAAACAAATCAACAACATTACCCCCTTTTCAGCCTCTCACTCCCTCCTCACCCCAAACCCTTCTTGCCCTGCTGCTCATTCTTCCCCAATTTCAACCCCAAATCATGGAAACCAGCTCGGTTTCCAAATGGGTGTTTTTGTTCTTGCTCTTACttcaaatgggtgttcaaaagaTTCAGTGTACTGTCACATATGACAACAAGGCCATTGTTATTAATGGTCAAAGAAGAATCTTGATTTCTGGTTCTATACATTATTCCAGAAGTACCCCAGAGGTTGTTGAAGTTAACTTGTTAAAGTTTTCatttttcttgaatttttcttCGATTTTAGGTGAAATGTGGGGTTTTGTGAGGTCTAATTGAtgggtttttttcttttttgtagaTGTGGGAAGATTTGATTATGAAGGCTAAAGAAGGAGGGCTTGATGTGATTGAAACTTATGTGTTTTGGAATGTGCATGAGCCTTCTCCTGGCAATGTATGTTGTTTTTTCTTTGAAGTTTCAATTTTTAGGGGTTTATGGGTGGTTTTTAGTATAATTTTGAAGGGAGGTATGATTTGGTGAGATTCTTGAAGACAAACCCCTGTGAATGAAGAATCTCAAATTCTTGTAATTTTTGTGCAAATCAGTTCTGCAAAAACCggatgaacttgtaatttttgtGCAAATCAGTTCTGCAAAAACAAACCCCTCTGAATGAAGAATCTCAAATTCTTGCAAATGAACCAAATATCAGAACTATACGAATCAGAAACAAACTCATTCGTGAATGCGGATTGACTTATCAATTAATCTGATTCGTGATTATGTATGAGTGCCTAAAGGAGTAATATTACAGTGGTGAGGACTTgagggtggtggctggaggtggtagtggtggttttggtggtgaatggcggtggcagtggtggcaggggGTAATATCACAGAGTGAACAAAACACAtggggtaatatgaaagggcattatagtcatttcaagttatagtcaacagattagtcaacaaatttgaggcccgggggtaaggttgcgacataacagcaaacagtgggaggtaaattgcaattatttccttaggagggtaagggtgcc comes from the Helianthus annuus cultivar XRQ/B chromosome 4, HanXRQr2.0-SUNRISE, whole genome shotgun sequence genome and includes:
- the LOC110932762 gene encoding beta-galactosidase 5, translated to METSSVSKWVFLFLLLLQMGVQKIQCTVTYDNKAIVINGQRRILISGSIHYSRSTPEMWEDLIMKAKEGGLDVIETYVFWNVHEPSPGNYNFEGRYDLVRFLKTNPCE
- the LOC110932761 gene encoding uncharacterized protein LOC110932761, which codes for MEAVKFFINKVVEATQIILEEEEEEEVSSQPRNRNPHIEQDRESANQRLIVDYFADEPLYSEAIFRRRFRMSRRLFLRIANDLAAYHPFFTMRPDARGKMGFTTLQKCTAAIRQLAYGTIADSWDEYLKMSERHARECLYKFCKFVVKLYSQKYLRKLNHNDVQNLYQHHQARHGFPGMLGSIDCMHWPWWNCPTAWRGMYMRGDQGHPTIILEAFASQDVWIWHAFFGIPGSNNDINVLQNSKVFDDVIKGVGPDTSFTVSCVEYRRGYYLADGIYPQYSTIVKTVRHPADEKRKKFAKFQEAARKDIERCFGVLQQRWHVIENPARVFRPKTLLYCMYACILLHNMILEDEGHAICEYDENAVEENNVPVSGEQQDLHKFSLHNDFTHVNLQSDLIDHIWSLGQHNA